From Pseudoalteromonas sp. Scap06:
CGAACTTCAGTATAGTCATGTGAAGCATCAACAAATAAAGTCTGTTGTTTTCTCTCTTCCGGTTTGTTTTTATTAAGGACTAAAATAGCCGCTGGTATACCTGTACCATAAAACAGCCCTGATGGTAGAGCTATGACAGCTTCTAATAGGTCATCTTCAACCATACCAGAGCGAATTTGTTTTTCATCTGAACTCCTGAAAAGAGCTCCAAAAGGAACAACGGAAACTACCTTCCCGTTCGCTTTACAAGTAGCAAGCATATGCTGTAAAAACATTAAATCAGCTTTTTTAGAGCCTAATGGCACTGAACCATATTTAAACCTTTCAGGATATTTAAAATCGTCTTTTAAACTCTGCCCTCGGGTGCCAAAGTTACAAGAAAAAGGAGGGATCGATAGTACTGTATCAAATTGTGCCAACTTTCCATCGCTATTTATATGAGCTGGGCTTTCTAATGTGTCGTCATTAGTGAGATGGCTTAATGGAACACCTGAAAAGAGCAGGTTCATTTTAGCAATAGACCAGGTTACTCCAGCAACTTCTTGTCCATAAAGATCTAAATTAACATTGTCACCTGTCTTGCTGGCTATGTGCTTTTTTGCTTCAACAAGCATGCTAGCAGAGCCACAGAAGGGATCGTAGATAGAGGTATTATTTTCAGGGTTAGCCAGCTTAACCAGTAATTTAACTATTGCTCTCGGTGTATAAAATTCTCCAGCTTTTTTTCCAGCACTTTCAGCAAAATAGCCTAATAACGATTCAAAAGCTTCGCCTAATACATCACCATTTTCTAAATTATTATCAGCAAAATTCAACTGGTCGAAGTGATTGATAAACTCACGTAGTTGGCCATCTGTAAATGGCTTTTTCCCAACGTTACGATTGAAGTCTATATATTCTAAGACATCTTGTAGTGAGCTATTACCTTGCTCTAATCCTCCAAGCGCTTCATTTAGGCAGTTGCCTATATTTTTATGAGCGTGATTGATTAGATAGTTCCAGCGAGATGTCTGTGGTACATAAAATGAGTTTTTGTACCACAGCTTGCTTTCTGAAATCTCCTTAGCACCTTCAAGGCATTTGCCATTTAACAATTGTTCTTTTATGACTTCTTCTTGGCGTGCTTGAAATGTATCGTTGCAGCGCTTTAAAAACAGCATACCGAAGATGTATTCTTTAACATCGTAGGCATCAGCTCTACCACGAATTAGATCTGTAGCTTTAAAAAGGTGGCTTTCCAATTCAGCTTGAGTTATTTTCACTTATCAGCCTTCAAAAAATTCTTCGTCAATCTTTTTCAGGTGCAATACCTGTTCGTCACGGCTGCCGATGTTGTATCGCAGCATGAGCTTCGCTAATTCAGTGCCGTTGATAAGTACAATGCGAGTACCTAAATTTTGTGCTGTCTCGATGGCTGATGCGGTGAACTCAGAAGTAGTAATAAAAATACCTTTCTGCGCTTTTTTAAGATTTAATGCACCAAAGAAGTCACGAATATCACCAGCGCCCACATTGTTACCTTTGGCATAACGTTTGGCTTGGATGTATATTTGATCAACACCCAGTGGATCTTGGTCTATAACCCCATCTACACCATTGTCGCCGGTTTTACCTAGTGCATGGGCTGCACCTTCACCTGTTCCGCCATAACCCATGGCGACGAGTAGCTCAATTAATAGGTCTTCAAAAAAAGCGGGGGTGACTTTACGGGTTCTATCGAGGATATCTTGTGCTAGAGCATCGTTAATCTTTTTGTAGGCGACTCTTAGTGCTTCATCAGGGGTAATGTCTGATTCTACATCAACACTAGGCGTATCAGATTCATTTGTCTTTTGTTTAAATGCGACAAATTCATCAAATTGCTTGAGATAGTCATTGTCAATTTTAACACTGGGATCTTGCAAAGCTGATATACCACGAGCGGTGATCACAAAATGTGCTCGTCGTGTGGTTTCAAGCAAGCCTGCTTTGGTTAGGTAAGTCCTAGCCCAACCAACACGGTTATCAAGAATAGATTGTCTGCCGCTTGGCAGTGTCTCTTCACGTTCAGCTTCAGATAAACAGAACTTATCAGCTAACTGATTTATCACATCGCGTAACCTAACTTCTTTGCCATCAGCTTGATGAGCAATTTTGAGAAAGGGGCGCATGAATTCTTGATAACTTGGGATCATATAACATTCCTTATTTTTGTTTTTGTTCTTCAATCCATTGCTCTAAATCTACGCGTTTAAAGCGCCAACTACCACCCACCTTAAAGCCGGGTAATTTGCCTTCACTTGCAAGACGGTATGCCGTCTTTTCATTTAGCTTTAAGTACGTAGCGACCTCTTGAATGGTCAAAATATCATCGGCCATGTTTAATCTCTGTATGTGAACAAATTGATAGTATGAGAAAATTGAGGAATTAGCAATTGATCGCAATCGATCTTATTTTGTTATTTTGTTGTATTTTTGAGCTGTTAAAAATTATTTTATAAAATATTTATTTAATTTTGATCATGCCTTAAAAATATTTGTTTATCTTGCGTTGAAATATTTCAATTTTTAAAGCCCCAAAATACCTCACAACAAAATTATTGTTTCCATTTCCAATTCAAAAACTTATTTTTAGACAAAAATATTCCGTTGATTTAATTCAATTTTCACTTGCACAATTCTGATGTTGTTCAAGGTTGCTGTTGCAACACAAAAATGTTGTTTTTCATGTGGTTATGGTTTTTAGGTGGGTTGATCAAAGTTTGATCTACAGGCA
This genomic window contains:
- a CDS encoding N-6 DNA methylase encodes the protein MKITQAELESHLFKATDLIRGRADAYDVKEYIFGMLFLKRCNDTFQARQEEVIKEQLLNGKCLEGAKEISESKLWYKNSFYVPQTSRWNYLINHAHKNIGNCLNEALGGLEQGNSSLQDVLEYIDFNRNVGKKPFTDGQLREFINHFDQLNFADNNLENGDVLGEAFESLLGYFAESAGKKAGEFYTPRAIVKLLVKLANPENNTSIYDPFCGSASMLVEAKKHIASKTGDNVNLDLYGQEVAGVTWSIAKMNLLFSGVPLSHLTNDDTLESPAHINSDGKLAQFDTVLSIPPFSCNFGTRGQSLKDDFKYPERFKYGSVPLGSKKADLMFLQHMLATCKANGKVVSVVPFGALFRSSDEKQIRSGMVEDDLLEAVIALPSGLFYGTGIPAAILVLNKNKPEERKQQTLFVDASHDYTEVRYANRLRPEDIQKMTSTYLSYATEGSYSKLVQTEEIRDNDYDLSVRGYVDNSPVLRRINELNAHYQAFKEYTFSSNRKNCAVKSINSPSDSPRSNTVVISKMARGTKQCIEHDEIGTRNKSNFFEIQFDENIVSSAYVKLFFESELGKLTLSHLPRGTTMPMLNRQDLESLTIFIPSKNEQNRIIDLARKLDVAREQLTTYKSDLLTKPALYQEVESRTDDFVYELSTLDEVSRVKQLIKINETQRIEFKKTFFVNVDDLGGKFKKGDKDHKKKCKAEQYKIAKNIATFLNTDGGTLLIGVTDDSQVSGVELEMQHIKEVKAEAYIKRLSQDVANLLGERNNKWIEYSSVEITNKTIIVVDCKQATKPVLIPTKTKEGAILSDPTDFIIRRGTASVTLNGYELLEYIDSHFKK
- a CDS encoding restriction endonuclease yields the protein MIPSYQEFMRPFLKIAHQADGKEVRLRDVINQLADKFCLSEAEREETLPSGRQSILDNRVGWARTYLTKAGLLETTRRAHFVITARGISALQDPSVKIDNDYLKQFDEFVAFKQKTNESDTPSVDVESDITPDEALRVAYKKINDALAQDILDRTRKVTPAFFEDLLIELLVAMGYGGTGEGAAHALGKTGDNGVDGVIDQDPLGVDQIYIQAKRYAKGNNVGAGDIRDFFGALNLKKAQKGIFITTSEFTASAIETAQNLGTRIVLINGTELAKLMLRYNIGSRDEQVLHLKKIDEEFFEG
- a CDS encoding helix-turn-helix domain-containing protein, whose product is MADDILTIQEVATYLKLNEKTAYRLASEGKLPGFKVGGSWRFKRVDLEQWIEEQKQK